From a single Deltaproteobacteria bacterium IMCC39524 genomic region:
- a CDS encoding NAD(P)H-dependent oxidoreductase subunit E — protein MSEAVEATVAEQDTDLTGANQILDKYVDFPGALMPALQEIQEFYGYIPEPTVHLTAERLNVYTSQIYGVLTFYAQFHLEPRGKYIIRVCMGTACHVKGAGRIADIIKERLGVGHAETTEDLKFTAEYVACIGACGMAPVIMVNDGTYGSLTVQKTDEVIKKYQELD, from the coding sequence ATGAGTGAAGCAGTCGAAGCAACTGTTGCAGAGCAGGATACAGACCTGACCGGAGCGAACCAGATTCTCGACAAGTATGTTGATTTTCCAGGTGCTCTGATGCCGGCACTTCAGGAAATCCAGGAGTTCTACGGTTATATCCCCGAGCCAACGGTACATCTCACCGCCGAACGTTTGAACGTCTATACCAGTCAGATTTACGGGGTGCTGACGTTCTACGCTCAGTTTCATCTGGAACCTCGTGGAAAATACATTATTCGTGTCTGTATGGGGACGGCTTGTCACGTTAAGGGCGCAGGTCGGATTGCAGACATCATCAAGGAGCGCCTGGGTGTCGGTCATGCCGAAACCACAGAAGACCTTAAGTTTACCGCTGAATATGTGGCCTGTATTGGTGCCTGCGGTATGGCGCCGGTCATTATGGTCAATGATGGAACCTACGGTTCTTTGACGGTCCAGAAGACGGACGAAGTCATCAAAAAATACCAAGAGCTGGATTGA
- the nuoF gene encoding NADH-quinone oxidoreductase subunit NuoF → MAETAENIQVLICTGTGGYASGAQSVIDAFEAEFEKQGVEAKIGKRCDIKKTGCRGLCANDVLVDVILPGQEAVTYDFVTAELVPQIVEEHMLKNEAVEKKIAGKYYNKFLEKQQRIIFSRCGTIDAESLDDFLANKGFTGIKKAVTMTPDEVIEEVKKSGLRGRGGGGFPTGVKWSFCKATPGENKYLICNADEGDPGAFMDRSVLEGDPYGLIEGMMIAAYAIGCKFGYVYCRAEYPLAIKRLQKAIDVCTEKGFLGKDCMGLGFEFEMRIKAGAGAFVCGEETALMASIEGERGMSRPRPPFPAVKGLWGKPTNINNVETFANVAYILYNGADWYSSIGTEGTKGTKIFALTGKVKHTGLVEVPAGTTMKEVIYDVCGGILNNRKFKAVQAGGPSGGCLPAEALDAEVDYDSLIKAGAMMGSGGLVVMDETTCMVDIARFFLNFTRVESCGKCIPCRIGLKIMLEILERITQGEGREGDLELLESMAYDIKKSSLCGLGQTAPNPVLSTLRYFRHEYEAHIKEKECPSHACKPLLHFKVIEEKCKKCGICPRVCPVDCIQWEKGQVAVIDREACTECTSCYDACRFMAIE, encoded by the coding sequence ATGGCCGAAACAGCTGAAAATATCCAAGTACTTATCTGCACCGGAACCGGTGGCTACGCCTCTGGCGCCCAGAGTGTCATAGACGCTTTTGAAGCAGAGTTTGAGAAGCAGGGCGTAGAAGCCAAGATTGGCAAGCGTTGCGACATCAAGAAGACCGGTTGCCGCGGCCTGTGCGCCAACGACGTTCTGGTTGATGTCATCTTGCCTGGCCAGGAAGCTGTGACCTACGACTTTGTGACTGCTGAGCTGGTGCCGCAGATCGTTGAAGAGCACATGCTCAAGAACGAGGCCGTTGAAAAGAAGATAGCGGGAAAATACTATAACAAGTTCCTTGAGAAGCAACAGCGGATCATCTTCTCCCGTTGCGGTACGATTGACGCCGAGAGTCTTGATGATTTCCTCGCCAATAAAGGTTTTACCGGCATCAAAAAAGCTGTGACCATGACTCCCGATGAAGTTATTGAGGAAGTCAAGAAGTCCGGTTTGCGCGGCCGTGGTGGCGGTGGTTTCCCCACCGGCGTCAAGTGGTCTTTCTGTAAGGCCACTCCAGGTGAGAACAAGTACCTGATCTGCAACGCTGACGAAGGTGATCCGGGCGCGTTTATGGACCGCTCGGTTCTCGAAGGCGACCCCTACGGCTTGATTGAAGGCATGATGATCGCCGCTTATGCTATCGGTTGTAAGTTTGGCTATGTTTACTGCCGAGCTGAATATCCATTGGCGATCAAGCGTTTGCAAAAAGCGATTGACGTCTGCACCGAGAAGGGTTTCCTCGGTAAGGACTGTATGGGTCTTGGCTTTGAATTCGAGATGCGGATCAAGGCTGGTGCCGGTGCTTTTGTCTGCGGTGAAGAAACAGCTCTGATGGCTTCAATCGAAGGTGAGCGCGGCATGTCACGTCCTCGCCCTCCGTTTCCTGCAGTCAAAGGTCTCTGGGGCAAGCCGACCAATATCAATAACGTTGAGACGTTCGCCAACGTTGCATATATCCTCTACAACGGCGCCGATTGGTATTCCTCAATCGGTACCGAAGGCACCAAGGGCACCAAAATCTTTGCCCTGACCGGTAAGGTCAAGCATACGGGTCTGGTCGAGGTTCCTGCCGGAACCACGATGAAGGAAGTCATCTACGATGTTTGTGGCGGCATTCTCAATAACCGTAAGTTCAAAGCCGTTCAGGCCGGCGGCCCCTCGGGTGGTTGCCTTCCCGCTGAAGCCCTTGACGCCGAAGTCGATTACGACTCGCTGATCAAAGCTGGTGCGATGATGGGTTCCGGTGGTCTGGTTGTTATGGATGAGACCACCTGCATGGTCGACATTGCCCGCTTCTTCCTCAATTTTACCCGTGTAGAGTCCTGCGGCAAATGTATCCCTTGCCGTATCGGTCTGAAGATTATGCTTGAAATTCTCGAGCGGATCACTCAGGGCGAGGGTCGTGAAGGCGATCTGGAGTTGCTGGAAAGCATGGCTTACGACATCAAGAAAAGCTCGCTTTGCGGCCTCGGTCAAACAGCACCAAACCCGGTACTTTCCACCCTTCGATATTTCCGTCACGAGTACGAGGCTCATATCAAAGAGAAAGAGTGCCCGTCTCATGCATGCAAGCCGCTGCTGCATTTCAAAGTTATTGAAGAGAAATGTAAAAAGTGCGGTATCTGCCCGCGGGTCTGCCCGGTTGACTGTATCCAGTGGGAAAAGGGCCAGGTTGCAGTGATTGACCGTGAGGCATGCACTGAGTGTACATCCTGCTACGACGCCTGCCGCTTCATGGCGATTGAATAG
- the nuoL gene encoding NADH-quinone oxidoreductase subunit L: MYDKLWLIPFFPLLGSIINGLLGKRFIKNEKLIGAIGTGMLFLSFLVSCKYFIQLLGDSVKSHQNVIASWMSVGNLQVDWGFLLDPLSALMIMVVTGVGTLIHLYSIGYMHGEEGFYRYFSYLNLFVFSMLMLVLGNNALVMFVGWEGVGLCSYLLIGYYFEKKSAGDAAKKAFVMNRVGDFGFLLGLFTIFWALGSHGVWTINFVEITENAHLLSGDMVLGASVTTVATLCFFLGATGKSAQLPLFTWLPDAMEGPTPVSALIHAATMVTAGVYMIGRMNLLFAMSPTTMFVVALVGALTAIFAATIGFAQNDIKRVLAYSTVSQLGFMFVAMGVGAFTAGIFHLMTHAFFKACLFLGSGSVIHAMHHALHHAHLDDDAQDMRNMGGLRKKMPVTWATFGISCLAISGLPFFSGFFSKDEILWWTFASTRGNKVIWVIVVVAAFMTAFYMFRCLYMTFYGEQKTNPKAKDHVHESPWVITLPLVVLAGLATVGGLIGIPHAIDIAHVGNKLNAFLAPVFHHSQELYKIEAHGSASTEIILMVFSVAVALAGIGLATVMYMKDPSLPGKFTAKFSTLHRAVFNKWYVDEIYDALFVNTTKKLGIFCWRGFDVKVVDGIVNGVAKLVGALSSVLRYTQSGLFQNYALTMVLGTVVMLAIFILK, translated from the coding sequence ATGTACGATAAACTGTGGCTTATACCATTCTTCCCGTTACTCGGCTCAATTATTAACGGGTTGCTTGGCAAGCGGTTCATCAAGAACGAAAAGCTGATCGGTGCGATTGGTACTGGTATGTTGTTCCTTTCGTTCCTGGTCTCCTGCAAGTACTTTATCCAGCTGCTTGGCGATTCCGTCAAGTCTCACCAGAATGTTATTGCATCCTGGATGTCGGTTGGCAACCTGCAGGTGGACTGGGGCTTCTTGCTCGATCCACTCTCTGCCCTGATGATCATGGTTGTCACTGGTGTGGGTACCCTGATTCATCTCTACTCCATCGGTTACATGCATGGTGAAGAAGGTTTCTACCGTTACTTCAGTTACCTGAACCTCTTCGTTTTCTCCATGCTCATGCTGGTGCTCGGTAACAACGCACTGGTCATGTTTGTCGGTTGGGAAGGTGTCGGTCTCTGCTCCTACCTGCTGATCGGCTACTACTTCGAAAAGAAGAGTGCCGGTGATGCCGCGAAGAAAGCGTTTGTTATGAACCGTGTTGGTGACTTCGGTTTCCTGCTCGGTCTCTTTACCATCTTCTGGGCGCTGGGGAGCCATGGTGTCTGGACAATTAATTTTGTCGAAATCACAGAGAATGCTCACCTGCTCTCCGGAGACATGGTCCTTGGTGCCAGCGTGACCACCGTGGCAACCCTCTGCTTCTTCCTCGGTGCAACCGGTAAGTCGGCTCAGCTGCCGCTCTTCACTTGGCTACCTGACGCAATGGAAGGCCCGACCCCTGTTTCTGCTCTGATCCACGCGGCAACCATGGTTACGGCCGGTGTTTACATGATCGGCCGTATGAACCTCCTGTTTGCAATGAGTCCGACCACCATGTTCGTTGTTGCTCTGGTTGGTGCCTTAACGGCGATCTTCGCCGCGACCATCGGTTTTGCTCAGAACGACATTAAACGAGTTCTCGCATACTCGACAGTTTCCCAGCTTGGTTTCATGTTCGTTGCAATGGGTGTCGGCGCATTTACCGCGGGTATCTTCCATCTGATGACTCATGCTTTCTTTAAGGCTTGTCTCTTCCTTGGTTCAGGTTCTGTTATTCACGCCATGCATCACGCTCTGCACCACGCGCATCTTGATGATGACGCGCAGGACATGCGCAACATGGGTGGACTGCGTAAGAAGATGCCTGTTACCTGGGCAACCTTCGGCATCTCATGTCTGGCTATTTCAGGTCTGCCTTTCTTCTCCGGATTCTTCTCCAAGGACGAGATCCTCTGGTGGACTTTCGCCTCGACCCGTGGCAACAAGGTGATCTGGGTGATCGTGGTGGTCGCCGCCTTTATGACCGCATTCTACATGTTCCGCTGTCTCTACATGACTTTCTACGGAGAGCAGAAGACCAATCCTAAAGCGAAGGATCATGTCCATGAGTCACCATGGGTCATCACTCTACCCCTGGTCGTTCTCGCAGGTCTGGCGACAGTCGGTGGCCTGATCGGTATCCCGCATGCAATTGATATTGCCCATGTCGGCAATAAGTTGAACGCATTCCTGGCGCCGGTCTTCCATCACAGTCAGGAACTCTACAAGATAGAAGCGCATGGTTCTGCCAGTACTGAGATCATCCTGATGGTCTTCTCGGTTGCTGTTGCTTTGGCTGGTATCGGCCTCGCTACAGTCATGTACATGAAGGATCCTTCGCTGCCAGGTAAGTTCACTGCTAAATTTTCTACACTGCATCGTGCAGTCTTTAACAAATGGTATGTCGATGAGATCTACGACGCGCTTTTCGTGAACACCACCAAGAAGCTCGGCATCTTCTGCTGGAGGGGCTTTGACGTCAAGGTGGTCGATGGCATTGTTAATGGTGTTGCCAAGCTGGTCGGTGCTCTGTCATCAGTGTTGCGTTATACGCAGTCCGGATTGTTCCAGAACTATGCCCTGACTATGGTTCTAGGCACAGTGGTCATGTTGGCCATTTTTATTCTCAAATAA
- a CDS encoding NADH-quinone oxidoreductase subunit M — protein MNDHLLSLMTFFPLVGMLIILFLPREADRLIKTVTLVVTIIVFFISLPLAFDDVFVSSSAMHYTEFANWISVGDYFQMNYNVGIDGISLWLVMLTTFIMPIAILSTWHAVDKNTKGFMALALLLETGMLGAFISLDLFLFYVFWELMLVPMYFMIGIWGGKNRIYAAVKFFIFTAVGSLLMLVAIIYVYYYSVQAGVPFENGFSIAHFAQLDIPAHLQTWLFAAFAFSFAIKVPMFPVHTWLPDAHTEAPTAGSVILAAILLKMGTYGYVRFALPLFPVATMQFTPFLALLAVIGIIYGALVAMMQDDVKKLVAYSSVSHLGFVMLGVFAMNLQGLSGGLLQMISHGISTGALFLIVGFLYERRHTRLIVDFGGLSKVMPVFATIFLIVTFSSIGLPGTNGFVGEFLILVGAFESELRVLTVFATTGVILAAVYMLWMFQRVMMGKLTNPKNENLKDLSAREVTIMMPLLIFIFWIGIYPNTFLDKMNPALENMIKEVKGKQQIAMVVEDMDQAVTQITVND, from the coding sequence ATGAATGACCATCTTCTTAGCCTGATGACATTTTTCCCGTTGGTGGGGATGTTGATTATCCTCTTCCTGCCTCGGGAAGCCGACCGACTGATCAAGACGGTTACATTGGTCGTAACGATCATCGTTTTCTTCATCAGTCTGCCGTTGGCGTTCGACGATGTTTTTGTAAGCTCGTCGGCGATGCACTATACAGAATTCGCTAACTGGATCAGTGTCGGCGATTACTTCCAGATGAACTACAATGTCGGTATTGACGGCATCAGTCTCTGGTTGGTAATGCTGACAACCTTCATTATGCCGATCGCCATTCTTTCGACCTGGCACGCGGTCGATAAGAACACCAAGGGCTTTATGGCTCTGGCCCTTCTTCTCGAAACCGGCATGCTCGGCGCATTCATCTCTCTTGACCTCTTCCTCTTCTATGTTTTCTGGGAGTTGATGCTGGTGCCGATGTACTTCATGATCGGTATCTGGGGTGGTAAGAACCGCATCTATGCAGCGGTTAAATTCTTTATCTTTACCGCAGTCGGTTCTCTCCTGATGCTGGTTGCCATCATCTATGTTTACTATTACTCGGTTCAGGCGGGTGTCCCTTTTGAAAATGGCTTCAGTATCGCTCATTTTGCTCAATTGGATATCCCTGCACATCTGCAGACATGGCTCTTTGCTGCCTTTGCTTTCAGCTTTGCCATCAAGGTACCAATGTTCCCGGTTCATACCTGGCTGCCTGATGCACATACCGAGGCACCGACAGCGGGCTCCGTTATCTTGGCCGCTATTCTGTTGAAGATGGGTACTTATGGTTACGTCCGTTTCGCTCTCCCGCTCTTCCCGGTAGCGACGATGCAGTTCACTCCGTTCCTGGCACTGCTGGCCGTTATCGGTATTATCTACGGTGCCCTCGTTGCCATGATGCAGGATGATGTTAAGAAGCTTGTTGCTTACTCTTCAGTGTCTCATCTCGGTTTTGTTATGCTGGGTGTCTTTGCTATGAATCTGCAAGGTCTCTCTGGTGGTTTGCTGCAGATGATCAGCCACGGTATTTCAACCGGAGCACTCTTCCTCATCGTCGGCTTCCTCTATGAGCGTCGTCATACGCGCCTGATAGTAGATTTCGGAGGTTTAAGCAAGGTCATGCCGGTTTTCGCTACGATCTTCCTGATTGTGACCTTTTCGTCAATCGGCCTGCCGGGAACCAATGGTTTTGTTGGTGAATTCCTGATCCTGGTTGGAGCTTTTGAGAGCGAGCTGCGGGTCCTCACAGTGTTTGCCACAACTGGCGTCATCCTCGCAGCTGTTTACATGCTGTGGATGTTCCAGCGGGTCATGATGGGCAAGTTGACGAATCCGAAGAACGAAAACCTCAAAGATTTGTCAGCCCGTGAAGTTACCATCATGATGCCTTTGTTGATCTTCATCTTCTGGATCGGCATCTATCCAAACACCTTCTTGGACAAGATGAACCCCGCTCTTGAAAACATGATCAAAGAAGTCAAGGGCAAGCAGCAGATTGCCATGGTGGTCGAAGATATGGACCAAGCCGTCACGCAAATTACGGTCAACGATTAA
- a CDS encoding NADH-quinone oxidoreductase subunit J encodes MELIFFYLIALVAIGSGFLVIRCQSPVNSALGLVNTFFCLAIFYVMLHAPFMAAIQIMVYAGAIMVLILFVIMLLNLGTEARKRYTHGIVWSAIASLLVLFNVMYFIKRGRVTGAEGDVTPYMVESFGHVELIGKALFTEFLLPFEIASILLLVAIVGAVVLAKKEV; translated from the coding sequence ATGGAACTCATTTTTTTCTATCTGATTGCGTTGGTTGCCATTGGCTCCGGATTCCTGGTAATCCGCTGTCAAAGCCCAGTCAATAGCGCCCTCGGTCTGGTCAATACCTTTTTCTGCCTGGCCATTTTTTATGTCATGCTGCATGCCCCCTTTATGGCGGCGATCCAGATCATGGTTTATGCAGGGGCGATCATGGTTTTGATCCTGTTTGTCATTATGCTGCTCAACCTGGGTACGGAAGCGCGTAAGCGTTATACCCACGGGATTGTCTGGTCAGCAATTGCCAGCCTGTTGGTACTGTTCAACGTGATGTACTTCATAAAGCGCGGTCGCGTGACCGGCGCTGAAGGAGACGTCACACCTTACATGGTTGAAAGCTTCGGTCATGTTGAGTTGATCGGTAAGGCGTTGTTCACCGAGTTCCTGCTGCCCTTTGAAATTGCCTCCATCCTGTTACTGGTGGCGATAGTCGGTGCGGTAGTTCTCGCCAAAAAAGAAGTTTAA
- the nuoH gene encoding NADH-quinone oxidoreductase subunit NuoH, translating into MTPEMLSLSNSPGLFVGIMLVKLVVVFGVTMLIVAYATWCERKVIGHMQTRLGPMRTGWHGLLQPIADGIKLFFKEDIIPSESTKVPFLLAPMMILVPALITVAVIPFGPDLSVGGFLIPQQITDLNIGILYILAFAGLGIYGIVLAGWASNSKYSLLGGVRASAQMISYELAAGVSIIAVFMLSETLSLREIVALQQQDLWGVCSFVPNWYIFSQPLAFGLFMITGLAEINRTPFDMPEAESELVSGFCTEYSSMKYALFFMAEYANMIVIAAIASTLFLGGWSAPLNIGIFTMIPGFVWLLLKIFSMMFFFMWLRATFPRVRYDQLMRMGWKVLLPLALANVVITGLVVVIF; encoded by the coding sequence ATGACGCCTGAAATGCTGAGCCTCTCTAACAGTCCTGGTTTGTTTGTCGGGATAATGCTGGTGAAACTTGTAGTTGTCTTTGGCGTGACTATGCTCATCGTTGCTTACGCAACCTGGTGTGAGCGAAAAGTCATCGGTCATATGCAGACCCGCCTTGGGCCAATGCGTACCGGTTGGCACGGATTACTACAGCCGATAGCCGACGGTATCAAGCTGTTCTTCAAGGAGGACATCATCCCGTCTGAGTCAACTAAGGTGCCGTTTTTATTGGCCCCAATGATGATTCTGGTTCCGGCTCTGATTACGGTTGCCGTAATCCCCTTCGGACCGGATCTGAGCGTGGGTGGTTTCCTGATTCCCCAGCAGATTACCGATCTGAACATCGGTATCTTGTACATCCTTGCTTTCGCGGGTTTGGGGATCTACGGCATTGTTCTTGCCGGCTGGGCATCGAACAGTAAGTACTCTCTGCTCGGCGGCGTACGTGCCTCAGCCCAGATGATCTCATACGAACTGGCGGCTGGCGTGTCGATCATTGCAGTCTTCATGCTCTCGGAAACACTCAGCCTGCGTGAAATTGTTGCATTGCAGCAGCAGGATCTCTGGGGTGTCTGTTCCTTCGTGCCGAACTGGTACATCTTTAGCCAGCCACTGGCCTTCGGCCTTTTTATGATTACCGGCCTGGCTGAAATCAACCGAACTCCATTTGATATGCCTGAGGCTGAGAGCGAGCTGGTCTCCGGTTTCTGTACAGAGTACTCGTCCATGAAGTACGCACTCTTTTTCATGGCTGAATACGCTAACATGATCGTCATTGCTGCGATTGCTTCTACACTCTTCCTTGGTGGCTGGAGCGCTCCTCTCAATATCGGTATCTTTACCATGATCCCCGGTTTTGTCTGGTTGCTGCTGAAGATCTTCTCGATGATGTTCTTCTTCATGTGGCTGCGCGCCACCTTCCCTCGTGTCCGTTATGACCAACTGATGCGCATGGGCTGGAAAGTATTGTTGCCGCTGGCCCTGGCTAATGTTGTGATTACCGGCCTCGTGGTCGTGATTTTCTAA
- a CDS encoding NADH-quinone oxidoreductase subunit I: MFKEFAKGLSITFKHLLPGHSTTVQYPTVKLKPSDRFRGLHRLVPSQDREKCVACYLCPTVCPAKCITVESAENEKGEKYPKVYTIDMLRCIFCGYCVEACPVEAIEMTGAYELANYKREDFQFTKERLLK, translated from the coding sequence ATGTTCAAAGAATTTGCCAAAGGTCTGAGCATCACCTTCAAGCACCTGCTGCCGGGTCACTCAACGACCGTGCAGTACCCGACAGTTAAACTCAAGCCGTCCGATCGGTTCCGTGGCCTGCACCGCCTGGTTCCTTCTCAGGACCGCGAAAAGTGCGTCGCCTGTTACCTTTGTCCGACGGTATGTCCTGCCAAATGCATCACGGTTGAATCGGCGGAAAACGAGAAGGGCGAGAAGTATCCGAAAGTTTATACGATTGACATGCTGCGTTGCATCTTCTGCGGTTACTGCGTAGAAGCCTGCCCGGTAGAGGCGATCGAAATGACGGGTGCTTACGAACTGGCCAATTATAAGCGTGAAGACTTTCAGTTCACCAAAGAGCGGCTGCTGAAGTAA
- the nuoK gene encoding NADH-quinone oxidoreductase subunit NuoK has translation MITVYHYMTVAAILFAMGTYGVLTRRNAIVIFMCIELMLNSVNLTFISLSSHLQNMDGQVFVLFVMAVAAAEAGVGLALMIAFYRNRDSIDVDNINLMKL, from the coding sequence ATGATAACTGTTTACCACTACATGACTGTTGCCGCGATCCTCTTTGCCATGGGCACCTACGGTGTTCTGACCCGGCGGAATGCGATTGTCATCTTCATGTGTATCGAACTGATGCTTAATTCGGTCAACCTGACCTTCATCTCATTATCCAGTCATTTGCAAAACATGGATGGACAGGTCTTTGTCTTGTTTGTCATGGCCGTTGCGGCAGCTGAAGCGGGAGTTGGCCTAGCATTGATGATCGCGTTCTACAGGAACCGTGATTCAATCGACGTCGATAATATTAACCTGATGAAATTGTGA
- the nuoG gene encoding NADH-quinone oxidoreductase subunit NuoG, with the protein MVNLTIDGKQVTVSKTATIYEAAKEAGIHIPVLCYAKKLLPYGACRVCLVEVEQMKGRLIPSCTTPVSEGMVVITTSDEIKKVRKTVMEFLLVNHVLDCPVCDKGGECDLQDLAYEFESISNRFEGEKFDLPTDEVNPLIERNMNRCVLCGKCVRVCDEIVGYGSYSFINRGFETKIATAYDRGLDCEFCGQCLSMCPVGALLPRPFKFKARPWQLKEVDSVCGYCGNGCTVTLGVKDNKVETIRFNDKIGVNDGNLCVRGRFGYSYVNHEDRLTKPLVRKNGELVETDWDEALQVVADGLSKAQQGQGAGILSGARLTNEELYLLKQVAKEVGTENLDHSGGECYKGVTEGLVETIGVAASTAAFPQIEKANIILAIRSDFYETHPVVGMVVNQAIRRNGAKLAIVADKKGKLDKLPGAKTLLSRPGLELDVLNAMARLLLDEGLAQTEGIEGLEELKAALADFEPAQVAERTGVDLETLQATARQLAGAENSAILMAYGMPYQGLNKELAIAAANLALLVGIPGREGSGLYLCGEKSNSQGAIDLGILPQNGGKGAQQMLDAAAEGKLDGLYVVAEDPLSSYPDRDKIAKAFDKVPFLVVQDLFLSPTAEQADVVLPAASFAEKDGTFTNAERRIQRVRPGIPSPGEARTDGDIFSALAAKLGCRVTFTGPEAIFAEIGKIATAYAEFNFNEIGPQGVVWGGEILQPVCKKVIAVTGCSSVKGDFQLVTGSALYHSGTVSTKAKGPMAVLPEPYLEVSREDAKTLSVVDGDLVKVAGNGTELQLKVKVGNRLPKGVVFAPYHFAEANVNRLYKGEPVIVVTVSK; encoded by the coding sequence ATGGTTAACCTGACAATCGACGGTAAACAGGTCACGGTCAGCAAGACAGCGACGATTTACGAAGCTGCCAAAGAGGCTGGAATCCATATTCCGGTTCTCTGCTATGCCAAGAAGTTGCTGCCTTATGGCGCCTGCCGGGTCTGCCTGGTGGAGGTTGAGCAGATGAAGGGGCGTTTGATTCCTTCCTGCACGACACCGGTTAGTGAAGGTATGGTCGTGATCACTACTTCGGATGAGATCAAGAAGGTCCGTAAGACGGTGATGGAGTTCCTGCTGGTTAACCACGTTCTTGATTGCCCTGTTTGTGACAAGGGCGGTGAATGTGATCTGCAGGATCTGGCGTATGAATTCGAATCGATCTCCAACCGCTTCGAAGGTGAGAAATTCGATCTGCCAACAGATGAAGTCAATCCACTGATCGAACGCAACATGAACCGTTGCGTACTCTGCGGCAAATGCGTCCGCGTCTGTGACGAAATCGTTGGTTACGGTTCCTACTCATTTATCAATCGTGGCTTTGAGACCAAAATTGCCACAGCGTATGATCGTGGCCTGGACTGTGAATTCTGCGGTCAATGTCTCTCCATGTGCCCGGTTGGTGCTCTCTTGCCACGGCCCTTCAAGTTTAAGGCCCGCCCCTGGCAACTCAAGGAAGTTGATTCGGTCTGCGGTTACTGCGGTAATGGTTGTACCGTTACCCTGGGTGTTAAGGACAATAAGGTTGAGACGATCCGTTTCAATGACAAAATTGGCGTCAACGACGGCAATCTCTGTGTGCGTGGTCGTTTTGGTTACTCCTATGTCAACCATGAAGACCGCCTGACCAAGCCGCTGGTTCGTAAGAACGGAGAGCTGGTTGAAACTGATTGGGATGAGGCGCTGCAGGTGGTGGCCGATGGCCTTTCCAAAGCGCAGCAGGGACAAGGTGCCGGCATTTTGTCGGGAGCACGCCTGACCAATGAGGAGCTTTATCTTCTCAAACAGGTCGCGAAAGAGGTTGGCACAGAGAACCTCGATCACTCCGGCGGCGAGTGTTACAAAGGTGTCACCGAAGGCCTGGTAGAGACTATCGGTGTTGCCGCCTCAACCGCAGCCTTCCCGCAAATTGAAAAAGCAAACATCATTCTGGCCATTCGTTCAGACTTTTACGAAACCCATCCTGTTGTCGGCATGGTGGTCAATCAGGCCATTCGTCGCAATGGAGCGAAGCTCGCTATTGTCGCTGACAAAAAAGGCAAGCTTGATAAACTTCCTGGCGCCAAAACACTTCTGAGTCGCCCCGGTCTTGAGCTTGATGTTCTCAATGCTATGGCAAGGCTTCTTCTCGATGAAGGCCTGGCTCAGACTGAAGGCATTGAAGGTCTTGAAGAGCTCAAAGCTGCCCTGGCTGACTTTGAGCCGGCTCAGGTTGCAGAGCGTACTGGTGTTGACCTCGAAACTTTGCAGGCGACAGCAAGACAACTGGCGGGCGCTGAAAACAGTGCAATCTTGATGGCCTACGGCATGCCGTATCAAGGTCTTAATAAAGAACTGGCAATAGCTGCAGCCAACCTGGCTCTGCTTGTCGGTATCCCTGGTCGCGAAGGCAGTGGCTTGTATCTCTGCGGTGAGAAGTCAAACAGCCAGGGGGCGATTGACCTCGGCATCCTGCCGCAAAACGGTGGTAAAGGTGCTCAGCAGATGCTCGACGCAGCCGCTGAGGGTAAGTTGGACGGTCTCTACGTTGTCGCTGAAGATCCACTGAGCAGTTACCCCGATCGAGACAAGATCGCTAAAGCTTTTGATAAAGTTCCTTTCCTGGTGGTTCAGGATCTGTTCCTCTCGCCCACCGCCGAGCAGGCTGACGTGGTTCTGCCCGCAGCTTCCTTTGCCGAGAAGGATGGAACTTTTACCAACGCCGAGCGCCGCATTCAAAGGGTGCGTCCTGGCATTCCGAGCCCTGGTGAAGCACGAACCGACGGCGACATCTTCTCCGCTTTGGCCGCCAAGCTCGGTTGTAGAGTTACTTTCACTGGCCCTGAAGCCATCTTCGCCGAGATTGGTAAGATCGCAACAGCTTACGCTGAGTTCAACTTCAATGAGATTGGGCCGCAAGGCGTTGTCTGGGGTGGCGAGATATTGCAGCCTGTTTGCAAAAAAGTCATTGCTGTTACCGGATGCAGTTCTGTCAAAGGTGATTTCCAGTTGGTAACCGGCAGTGCCCTCTACCACAGCGGGACGGTTTCCACGAAGGCTAAAGGTCCAATGGCCGTTCTTCCTGAGCCTTATCTCGAAGTCAGCCGTGAAGATGCCAAAACGTTGAGCGTTGTTGACGGTGACCTTGTCAAGGTGGCTGGCAACGGGACTGAACTGCAACTGAAAGTAAAAGTTGGCAATCGACTACCAAAAGGGGTTGTTTTCGCTCCTTATCACTTTGCCGAGGCCAATGTGAATCGTCTCTATAAAGGTGAGCCGGTAATCGTCGTTACCGTCAGCAAATAG